The Nerophis lumbriciformis linkage group LG07, RoL_Nlum_v2.1, whole genome shotgun sequence genome window below encodes:
- the fzd8a gene encoding frizzled-8a → MEPGLLGIYLLLPLLLLRRSGAKEITCQEIAVPLCKGIGYNYTHMPNQFNHDTQDEAGLEVHQFWPLVEIQCSPDLKFFLCSMYTPICLEDYKKPLPPCRSVCERARAGCAPLMRQYGFPWPDRMKCDLLPVQGNPDTLCMDYNRTDSTTTTAASPVLSKPTNNPGKGYNPPKVKPGAPRKYKPGAAPCEPGCACSDPMVPVDAERHPLYNRVKTGQVSNCAMPCHSPYFTPDERAFTAFWIGLWSVLCFVSTFATVATFLIDMERFKYPERPIIFLSACYMFVSVGYIVRLVAGHEKVACSREYDVEHIHYETTGPALCTVVFLLIYFFGMASSIWWVILSLTWFLAAGMKWGNEAIAGYSQYFHLAAWLIPSMKSIAVLALSSVDGDSVAGICYVGNQNLDNLRGFVLAPLVIYLFIGTMFLLAGFVSLFRIRNVIKQGGTKTDKLERLMIRIGVFTVLYTVPATVIVACFFYEQHNRHKWETTHNCSDCLQERDRSRPDYAVFMLKYFMCLLVGITSGVWIWSGKTLDSWRTFCTRCCWGSKATGGSMYSDVSTGLTWRSGTASSVSCPKQMPLSQV, encoded by the coding sequence ATGGAGCCCGGTCTGTTGGGGATTTACCTGCTCCTGCCACTCTTGCTCCTGCGCAGGTCCGGCGCCAAGGAGATCACGTGCCAGGAAATAGCCGTGCCGCTGTGCAAAGGCATCGGCTACAACTACACGCACATGCCCAACCAGTTCAACCACGACACGCAGGACGAGGCCGGCCTGGAGGTGCACCAGTTCTGGCCGCTGGTGGAGATCCAGTGCTCGCCGGACCTCAAGTTCTTCCTGTGCAGCATGTATACGCCCATCTGTTTGGAGGACTACAAAAAGCCGCTGCCGCCTTGCCGGAGCGTGTGCGAGCGCGCCCGCGCCGGCTGCGCGCCCCTCATGAGGCAGTACGGCTTCCCGTGGCCGGACCGGATGAAGTGCGACCTGCTGCCGGTGCAAGGCAACCCCGACACGCTGTGCATGGACTACAACAGGACcgactccaccaccaccaccgccgCCTCGCCGGTCCTCTCCAAGCCCACTAATAACCCCGGGAAGGGGTACAACCCCCCCAAGGTGAAGCCCGGGGCGCCCCGGAAGTACAAGCCGGGCGCCGCGCCCTGCGAGCCCGGGTGCGCCTGCTCGGACCCCATGGTGCCGGTCGACGCCGAGCGCCACCCGCTGTACAACCGCGTGAAAACGGGTCAGGTCAGCAACTGCGCCATGCCGTGCCACAGCCCCTACTTCACCCCCGACGAGAGGGCCTTCACCGCCTTCTGGATCGGGCTCTGGTCCGTGCTGTGCTTCGTGTCCACCTTCGCCACCGTGGCCACCTTCCTCATCGACATGGAGCGCTTCAAGTACCCGGAGCGGCCCATCATCTTCCTGTCCGCCTGCTACATGTTCGTGTCGGTGGGCTACATCGTGCGGCTCGTCGCCGGCCACGAGAAGGTGGCCTGCAGCCGGGAGTACGACGTGGAGCACATCCACTACGAGACCACGGGGCCGGCGCTGTGCACCGTGGTCTTCCTCCTCATCTACTTCTTCGGCATGGCCAGCTCCATCTGGTGGGTCATCCTGTCCCTGACTTGGTTCCTGGCCGCCGGGATGAAGTGGGGCAACGAAGCCATCGCCGGCTACTCCCAGTACTTCCACTTGGCGGCGTGGCTCATCCCCAGCATGAAGTCCATAGCGGTCCTGGCGCTGAGTTCTGTGGACGGCGACTCTGTGGCCGGGATCTGCTACGTGGGCAACCAGAACCTGGACAACCTGCGCGGGTTCGTCCTGGCCCCTTTGGTTATTTACCTGTTCATCGGCACCATGTTCCTCCTGGCCGGATTCGTGTCTCTCTTCCGGATCCGGAACGTCATCAAGCAAGGCGGCACTAAGACGGACAAACTGGAACGACTCATGATCCGGATCGGCGTTTTCACCGTGCTCTACACGGTCCCGGCCACCGTCATCGTGGCCTGCTTCTTCTACGAGCAACACAACAGGCACAAGTGGGAGACGACCCACAACTGTTCGGACTGCCTCCAGGAGCGCGACCGCAGCCGGCCGGACTACGCCGTCTTCATGTTGAAGTACTTCATGTGCCTTCTGGTGGGCATCACGTCCGGGGTGTGGATCTGGTCCGGCAAGACTCTGGACTCCTGGAGGACTTTCTGCACCCGGTGCTGCTGGGGCAGCAAGGCCACGGGCGGCTCCATGTACAGCGACGTGAGCACGGGCCTGACGTGGCGGTCCGGCACGGCCAGCTCCGTGTCTTGCCCCAAGCAGATGCCATTGTCGCAGGTCTGA